Below is a window of Ignavibacteria bacterium DNA.
ACTCCGCTTTGGGGAACGCTGGGCGACAAACACGGAAAAAAAATCATGGTCGTGCGCGCAATTGTTGGACTTGGTTTGTCTCAAATTCTCATTGGATTTTCTGCAAATGTATATCAACTTTTTATTTTTCGGATGCTTCAAGGAGCAATCAGTGGATTTATTGCCGCCAATCTTGCGCTGGTATCCACTTCGACACCGAAAGAAAATATCGGATATGCGTTGGGAATGTTACAAACCGCTACTTCACTCGGAACGGTACTTGGACCAGCAATCGGAGGAGTGCTTGCAGATATCATCGGTTATCGCGAAATATTTTTTGTGGTTGCTGTGCTATGTTGCGTCGGCGGATTTGTTGTTTTTAAATTTGTTCAAGAAATCCCCCAACAAACGGAAGCGAATATATCATTGTCCGTAATTTCAAATTTCAAATTTATGTTCACCAATCGGCAACTTGCGACAATCGGTGTTACAATTATTCTTTCACAAGGTGCAGCGTTAATGATTGAACCGATGTTTGCATTATTTGTTGAAAGTTTCAAATTAACCACGCAATATCTTTCAACACTAACGGGAATTATCATTGCAGTTTCCGGTGTGTTTATGGTCATATCTTCTCCTTGGTGGGGAAAGCGAAATGATGTTTTGGGTTACAAGAAAAATATTTGTTTTGCTTTAAGTGGAACAGGAATTGCTTACATTCTGCATCTCATCGTTCCGAATTTATTATCGCTTGGTGTATTGCGAGCGGGACTTGGATTTGCGCGCGGTGGAATATTACATTCATTGTTTTCGCAAGTAAGTTTGCTTTCTCCGAAAAACCGAAAGAGTGGTCTCATCGGGGTTGCATCAAGTTTAGCAGTATTTGGGAATATGATTGGTCCTGTATGCGGAGGATATATTGCAAAGCACTTTGGTATTCTATCAGTATTTTATGTAAACAGTTTTCTCTTTCTCGTTGCGGCGTTCATCGTTTGGAAATTTTTTCAAGATATTCCAAAACAAGCGAGCAATGAATCAACGGATGTTGTTGAAATTATCGAGTAATGATAGAAAAGACTCACTGTTATTTCGTTGGCACAACGAATAACCGTGTTAATGTTGAATTTAAATTCGCAACAGAGAATTGATTCTCGCTACAATCATATCAATTGCCACAAAATTTTCACCTCCTCGTTGCAAAATAACATCTGCCCATCGTTTGCTCGGTTCGACAAATTCCAAATGCATAGGTTTAACAGTTTGATTGTATTGCTCTATTACAGATTCAATAGTGCGACC
It encodes the following:
- a CDS encoding multidrug efflux MFS transporter translates to MEFWKKNLYILWGTQFLAMLGMNLIVPFLPFFIRQLGVREPNELAQWSGLVFAGPFFTAFIATPLWGTLGDKHGKKIMVVRAIVGLGLSQILIGFSANVYQLFIFRMLQGAISGFIAANLALVSTSTPKENIGYALGMLQTATSLGTVLGPAIGGVLADIIGYREIFFVVAVLCCVGGFVVFKFVQEIPQQTEANISLSVISNFKFMFTNRQLATIGVTIILSQGAALMIEPMFALFVESFKLTTQYLSTLTGIIIAVSGVFMVISSPWWGKRNDVLGYKKNICFALSGTGIAYILHLIVPNLLSLGVLRAGLGFARGGILHSLFSQVSLLSPKNRKSGLIGVASSLAVFGNMIGPVCGGYIAKHFGILSVFYVNSFLFLVAAFIVWKFFQDIPKQASNESTDVVEIIE